Proteins encoded within one genomic window of Pygocentrus nattereri isolate fPygNat1 chromosome 11, fPygNat1.pri, whole genome shotgun sequence:
- the lepb gene encoding leptin b: protein MQVYSSLALLCTLMAAGVALAACYPAITADTVRIMARTAVGRIKKIKDEHFQMSPEIDFGPETDTPIEGLTSILTHLGYLQMRLQVPPAHHLRQLQADLETLLNNLERMAVSQGCPLPKPGSNLHKDETAFPITSNYLCLLELQRYLEKLCLNLDKLKSC, encoded by the exons ATGCAGGTGTATTCTTCTCTGGCTCTTCTCTGTACCTTAATGGCAGCTGGAGTGGCACTAGCAGCCTGCTATCCTGCAATCACCGCCGACACGGTCCGGATCATGGCCAGAACTGCTGTGGGCAGAATCAAAAAGATCAAAGATGAG CACTTCCAGATGTCACCTGAAATTGACTTTGGCCCTGAAACTGACACACCAATCGAGGGATTGACCTCCATTTTGACGCATCTCGGCTACCTGCAGATGAGGCTCCAAGTGCCCCCGGCCCACCACCTGAGGCAGCTCCAGGCAGACCTCGAGACTTTGCTGAATAATCTGGAGAGAATGGCCGTCTctcagggctgcccactgcccaaGCCTGGAAGTAACCTACACAAAGACGAGACTGCGTTCCCCATTACATCCAACTACTTGTGCCTGCTGGAGCTGCAGCGGTACTTGGAGAAGCTCTGCCTGAACCTGGACAAGTTAAAATcttgctga